One Pempheris klunzingeri isolate RE-2024b chromosome 22, fPemKlu1.hap1, whole genome shotgun sequence DNA segment encodes these proteins:
- the fgl2a gene encoding fibrinogen-like 2a has protein sequence MRTIVLCVCASLMLTASLVPRTTWAAEIPNSHQRWDARGPYSFGSDSGTPSSCPIKLRPSGQCGSLGVGAEEGEDCPYQLTLPPLTIQLPKQFRLLEKTMKELQSLKEVVNKLKSGCQECRGARGNGAFVHQQADQGQTQVPVQRDAGEEARMDQIGQEVQGGSSQEERGDGIFPGATADGAGLGQGSIFGKITPSPSTMQEMQVKLTRMSASLRNARSQISALQGRLEGLNLLNMDNVQAMVDRRVENISGVVNKLSSTCTTQCAVQNTPQFILAPRDCSDYNVLEARKNGVYRVTPDPRNGTFEVFCDMESFGGGWTVIQQRLDGSVSFNRTWTEYKKGFGNLRGEFWLGNDHIHLMTKAKDMMLRIELEDFEGVREYAKYDQFYVANEFLRYRLSVSGYSGTAGNAISFNKHFNHDQKFFSTPDRDNDMYPSGNCGAYYSSGWWFDACMSANLNGKYYHKRYKGVRNGIFWGTWHNMSTEYYPTNYRQAFKTVKMMIRPKNYAP, from the exons atgaggaCAATTGTGCTTTGCGTTTGTGCCAGTCTCATGCTTACAGCCTCCTTAGTGCCACGCACCACTTGGGCAGCGGAGATCCCCAACTCGCACCAGAGATGGGACGCTAGAGGACCCTATTCTTTTGGATCTGATTCTGGTACCCCCAGCTCCTGCCCCATTAAACTGAGACCCTCTGGCCAGTGTGGGAGCTTAGGAGTcggggcagaggagggagaggactgCCCTTACCAGCTTACCCTGCCTCCTCTCACCATCCAGCTGCCCAAGCAGTTCAGGCTGCTGGAGAAGACGATGAAGGAGCTGCAGAGTCTGAAAGAGGTGGTCAACAAGCTGAAGAGCGGGTGCCAGGAGTGTCGTGGGGCACGAGGCAATGGAGCTTTTGTACATCAGCAAGCTGACCAGGGACAGACGCAGGTCCCAGTTCAGAGGGATGCTGGGGAAGAAGCGAGAATGGACCAGATAGGACAGGAGGTGCAAGGTGGGTCCAGccaagaggagaggggagatggGATATTCCCTGGAGCTACGGCGGACGGTGCTGGACTAGGGCAAGGTTCTATTTTTGGGAAAATTACACCGAGTCCGAGCACTATGCAGGAGATGCAG GTGAAGCTGACTAGGATGTCAGCCAGCCTGCGCAATGCCAGGAGCCAGATCTCAGCTCTGCAGGGTCGTCTGGAGGGGCTCAACCTGCTAAACATGGACAACGTGCAGGCAATGGTGGACAGGCGGGTAGAGAACATCAGTGGAGTGGTCAACAAGCTCAGCTCCACCTGCACCACCCAGTGTGCAGTACAGAACACCCCCCAGT TCATCTTAGCCCCTCGGGACTGTTCAGACTATAATGTGCTGGAGGCGAGGAAGAATGGTGTGTATCGCGTGACCCCTGATCCCCGCAATGGGACATTTGAGGTCTTCTGTGACATGGAGTCCTTTGGAGGCGGATGGACAGTAATACAGCAACGCCTCGATGGGTCAGTCAGCTTCAACCGGACCTGGACCGAGTACAAGAAGGGCTTTGGGAACCTCAG AGGTGAGTTCTGGCTGGGCAATGACCACATCCACTTGATGACAAAAGCCAAAGACATGATGCTGCGTATCGAGCTGGAGGACTTTGAGGGTGTCCGGGAATATGCAAAGTACGACCAGTTCTATGTGGCCAATGAATTCCTTCGCTACCGGCTGTCTGTCAGTGGATACAG TGGGACGGCTGGAAATGCCATCAGTTTCAACAAGCACTTCAACCATGACCAGAAGTTTTTCTCCACGCCCGACCGCGACAACGACATGTATCCCTCCGGAAACTGCGGTGCCTACTACAGCTCCGGCTGGTGGTTCGATGCCTGCATGTCCGCCAACCTCAACGGGAAGTACTATCACAAGAGGTACAAGGGAGTCAGGAACGGGATCTTCTGGGGAACATGGCACAACATGTCGACAGAGTACTACCCTACCAACTACAGGCAGGCCTTCAAAACTGTCAAGATGATGATACGACCCAAGAACTATGCTCCTTAA